TGACTGACAAAGTTATTTTCCTGATAATATGCTTATAAAGACCCATTAGTTAATTAAAAACACTTTCTATCTTCTGCATTACCATAAACAAGAATGCATGTTTCTCCTGACTGCAAAGCTAAAAATTAGAGTTAAATTCCTGCATAAATTAAGTAGAAATGTGCTCAGGCTACTAAAGGAGAATCAAGATTAATGCAAAGTATCTGAAATTATTAGCTGGCACATACTGAGATATCACTATGGGATTGAATTTTGATTATGTTTTATCTAGGGTCTGGAacgttaaattggataaacaaaaaatcattaaCTTGGGGACATGAAATTTGgatttaggaaaaaataaaaaacatataacATGCAAGGGTCCAAGTATCTTTTACATTCAAtgtactgaaggaaaaaaaatggcaaacAAGAATGCTTTTCTATCAaagttatttttcaaaatgagAGGGAATAAAAACCTTaccatgcccccccccccaaaaaatgaggGGACTTCATCACCATTAGCGCAGCCTAGAAAAATTACTAAATGAAATTCTTTAAGTTAAACAAAATGTCATTAACTTATAGCATAAAAATTAGAAAAGCACAAAACTCAATAGCATAAGTTAGAACAGTCCAAGGCTATAATGGTAAGGTATTCAAGAATTTTGTCTCTAATAAAGAGTGTGAAACTAAACTATTAACAAAGGAatgcatttttttaattgtagttggacacaatactttattttatttagttatttttttatgtgatgctgaggatggaacccagagcctcacacatgctaggtgagcactttactgctgaggcacaaccccaggccaaggaatacatatttttaaatgatgtaaTTCTGATCTCAAAACCTAAAATGGGAATATAAAAGTTTAGAATTGTTGATGCTTGAAATACACTTGAAATACCCTTTTATAATTGTAAGATGTACTGCATAAGCCTCATGGTAACAAGACCAATACCTACAGTTGATgcacaaaacaaaaagagaaaaaattcaaAGCATTCCACTACAGAAAACTATCAGACCACACAAATAAAGATAGCAagagatgaaaaaagaaaaatttgatcaggtcaaGCTGTATACATATATTGAAATATCACATGGTACTATAATGTGTATAATTATTAGATGttgataaaaaattaataataaaataataagaacCACATCTACACCTTCCAATATTAAGATAAGAAATAGTAAAATGGAAGATTGGGCTCAATATGAGGAAGAACTCCAAAATATGTTCACCTTTCAATTCCTAGAATCTGAAGTCCGAAAGTTATAGTAAAGTCTTAGAACTGAAGCATTCAAACAGAGAATGACAAACTACGTAATTGGAAAAATGCATCTAAAATTTTGATATGATGTTGATTGGCCATGATGATCTTACAATTTCTTCTCATGCTGTGATTCTTTGAGTATATGATAATATCTAAATTGGAAGCATGTGAAGTCCAAACAACCTCTGCTTTGTAGTTGTGCCCCACATTGCCTTGAGTTTCCTATTTATGCATTTACTTTCCAATGAACAAACTGAACAAAGGAGTTAACCTCCTGCTACTTTGTGTTTCTTAATTCAAAGCATAAACCACAATGCTTTGGTCTAATGGGCACAAATAAAACGAAATTCCAATTAAGTACGTGTGATTATTTAttcaatttgacaaaaaaaaaatactccatgGGACAAGATCACAGAATTGCAAATTTCGGTCCCAAGACAGTTACAATGGGTCCCAAATACCCAGAGCATTCAGGGACCTTTCTTATAGGGTCAAAGATATATATAGTTTGGCCTCCAGTGACCAGAAAAAGAATTGAAACACCTTATTTTTCTATCTACGCACCAAAGCTTACTGGAAGGGAATGAATTAGGAAGATCTGGACCTTTTGCCAAATGGTAGTTGCCACATTGATAGAATTACCCCAGGGTTAGGGAAGAAATTCCTGGATGTGCTAAGGTGAGTGTGCTTGGATTCTCAGAAAGGTATTTTAATGAATAATGAGAAGCAAATGAATTACAGATTTTGAGTAGATGAGATAAAGACAGACATTGGCATTTAGCTTAGAAAAACTGATTAAACACTTCTTTTTACTTGACCAGGCCTAGAATTACCCCAGGTTTAGGGAAGAAATTCCTGGATGTGCTAAGGCGAGTGTGCTTGGATCCTCAGAAAGATATTTTAATGAATAATGAGAAGCAAATGAATTACAGATTTTGAGTCGATGAGATAAAGACAGACTTTGGCATTTAGCTTAGAAAAACTGATTAAACACTTCTTTTTTCTTGACCAGGCACTGTGTTGCACATTTGTAATTGCAACTaccagagaggctgaggcaggaggataacaagttcacagccagcctcagcaacatagtgagaacctgtctcaaatttttttaaaaatcaaaaggctgtggatgtagctcagtggttgagtgcccctggttcaacTCTCAGTCCCACACACATGCAAAAAGATTATCAactctagatttttttaaataataattatgaatCAGTCTGGCATGATGGCATACactcataatcccagcagcttgggaggctgaggcaggaggaccacaaattcAGATCCACTCTCAGGAATACAAAGAAAccttaagcaacctagtgagactctgtctcaaaataaaaataaaaactaaaaaatttaaaaatgggctggggatatgactcagagattaagcaccccagggtttaatctctagaaccaacaagaaaaaattaggaatcaagaaaagaaaattttaaatcctttatattccaaaaatatattttcagagcATTGTTCCCAATGAATCAACTTTGtgttaaatatttaattaaataatcTGGATAATGGGTATTTAaggaaattattttcattaaGAATTATTACAAGATTAACAAAAATTGGTCAACCACTTAATGGTCAAGTTGAGGATTACTGAATTACTTATCTACATAATAATAATTTTGGTGGCatgggttggagatgtagctcagtaatagtacttccctagcatgcaaaaggacctgggtttgatcctcagcacttctcaaaaaaagaaaaagaaaattagatgGCATTACACTTATGATTAAACTGTTTTTAATGAGATAAATAATAGTGATAATAAAAACTATTTTGGGTTTTAAAAGAATGATACAATATATaaaccatcagtaaatatataaaaataaacacagtGAAAATAATCTAAGAAAATATGGCACATAACAGTAGTAATTATTTCCAAACAGTTTAAAGGTTGATTATCTTGACCCTCCAGAGACACAGGGACAACTGAACTTCCTATAATAAATCCAGAGATGTGCCTGAAATAGATTCTGTGAAAACTTTATCAACCTAATTACATGATTAAGATCATATCTGACTGCATTCTCAATAGCTCAGAGAATTGTGGGTTTTGGATCTTTGCTAATTTGACTAGAATAAAAGTTTTACCTCATTGTTACTTTAaacttatttaattaaaaattagggTAGATAACTTTTCCTGAGAATATTggtcatttgatttctttttctaaaatgcaGTAGAAGAATTTTGGCCTTTCATCACTTATAATTTTTTcagatgattttatatattttatgataaggGCAATGACTGTATATCATAAATTTTACACAGATGCTACTAATATAACATGTATCTTTAacattatttttccaaagaatgcatggagaaagaaaaaaatgttaagaatttgttctcttatatatgaaaaatattatgaAATTGCAATTAAAGAATCAGGTAGTACCAGTGGTGATATAAAAACAGATTATcagggctgggcttgtgactCATTGGTGGAGGGctcgcctggcacatgtgaggtacagggtttgatcctcagcaccacataaaaataaataaaggcatttgtgtccatatacaactaaaaaaattaaaaaaaaaacacagattaTCACACATTGCATGCACAAATTAAAATATGCCATAcatcataaaaatgtaaaattactatgtttcaatgaaaaaaataagatttaaaattaggaagATTACTGGGAAAAAACAGATACCTCAGAAATGTCTCTAAAAATGTATTTGTGCTGTGCTCATATGAACTGAATGAAACCTTTAGTGTGTATAAAACTTGGGTGCTGTATGTTCCATTAGTTCAATCATGCATTTTTTCTTCCATTGATTAGAATGAGTGACACTAAATTATATTATCTATTTTACTAATCCTCCTTATGGCTGAGTCAACATTTAAAATTACTCTATGTAATTCTTAGTATGTAAAGCTATTTCATGCTTTAAATGGTGGGCTGATGGTCCAATCTTCATGCTTCCATTTTGCCAAGTAAGTACACTAGATTCTTGAATAACAAACATTGTATTTTTAGGATTTTCCATTCTTCCTACAGTCAGTATCATTCTTAGAAATCAAGAAGGGAAATGGTTAATTTCACTACAATGAGTGGATTTCTTCTCATGGGTTTTTCTGGCAAGCCTGAAATAGAAATGCTATTTGCTGCCCTTTTCTTAGTCTTATACATAGTGGCTCTAGTTGGCAATATTCTCATTATTACCACCACTTCCATGGACCACAGTCTCTCCTCACCTATGTATTTCTTCTTGAAACATCTCTCCTTTCTGGATCTGTGCTACATTTCTGTGACAGTCCCAAGGTTCATTTGCAACTCTTTCATGCATAATGGCTATATTTTCCTCTGGGAATGCATACTGCAGtgttttgcattcactctctgtgGTTGTGCTGAGATGGCATTACTCACAATGATGTCttatgaccgctatgtggccatttGCCTTCCACTGCGCTATGAAGTCATCATGGATATCAGTACCTGTGCTCATGGACTGTTAGCCGTCTGGGCCAGTGGAATCCTTGCTGGAGTCAGGCACATAGCTGCTACTTTTTCCATCCACTTCTGTGGTGCCAACACCATTCATCAATTCTTCTGTGATGTCCCCCAGCTTCTGAAACTCTCTTGTTCCAATGAATATGTGGGTGAGCTTAGGGTTAGTGGCTTCTTGTCCTTGGTGGCATTTGTTCACTTTATCTCTATTGGAGTCACCTACATGCATATATTCTCTGCTGTGCTGAGGATACCATCTGCTGAGGGCAGAACCAGAGCCTTTTTTACCTGCCTACCTGACCTATCTGTTGTCATATTATTCCTCTCAACTAGTGTTTTTGATTTTCTAAAGCCACATTCAGAGTGTTCAACTATGTCAGACTTTTTACTCACTGTTTTTTATACTGTTCTGCCCCCAAAACTCAATCCAATAATCTATAGCCTGAGAAATAAGGCCATGAAGACAGCTCTAAGGAAGATTTTTGAAAGAAGAAAAGACTTCTTCTTTTTCTGaatcacatccattaattcattttgagggacaaataaaaatttattaaggAAAAAATAACAACCAATCAAGAATTTATTATAGGGAGATTCACATTCACTTAAATTCATACAAATGGACTCTATGCAATAAAAACAGTGAGTACAGAGTTATATGTATAAATTACTCTTACAAATAGAGCTGATTAAATCTCACCAAACAAATCAAGGTGTGAGAAAAATTCCTTCCATTTTAAAGGAATTAATTGTTCTTCATCACTCATTTCTATCAGGGTAATGGAAACATAGTTAATTTGAAATATcttactcattttttttcctgaattacaCTAGAGTGGGAGCCACCTGATTCTCAATGTTCTCTGGTCTTGTAGGGGTTCACTACAGATCTATCAATGTCTCAGGATTTCAGTTAGCAAAACACAGTGCTCACCCTGGAACAGTCACATCATTTGCTCTGCCCCTTTGGATTCAATGGACTATTTTGCCACTTAGTGAATTGAAAGGTCCAAAGATTTCACACAGAATAAGATAAAAGAAatgtatgtctttttaaaaaatctggaaaagATTAGCAATTATAAGATTAACAAGAAGAATCAAAAAGTTATTCAATCAAAATCTCCAAAAAGATCTATTGCTCTATTTTCCCATGCTTTGAGGGACTGTGTTATAGGTGAAATTTAGAGAAATAACTTCTAagagtgttttcatttttttaaaaaaaggtcacAGATCATCAGCTTTGAAAAGCACAACAAAAATCCGTCAGTACAACTAGGATCAATACACATGTGATTATATCATACTAAAACTATAGAATTATTAAATACAGaaattttttgaaaatcaaaATAGAACAAGATATTCTTAAAGTAATACAGCTTTATAGTCTGGAAGTTTTGTTATTTTGCCATACACATTTAGATCTATAATCCATTAGAAAATAACAACTGTGGAGACTGGGTTGTAGCTtactggtagggtgcttgcctagcatgtgtgaggcactgggtttgatacccggcaccacataaaaaataaaaacaaaataaagatattgtgtccatctacaactaaaaaatattaataaagaaaattaacaaCTGTATCTTGTGAGAGGTAGATGTCACTGTTTGTTTTACTCAGTGATACCAAAATGAATTAATGTCAATAGAGAAATATCTTTTCCTCCAATGAACTGCAGGGTTACATTGTCATGAATTAGGTGACCCTATAATGTGAGTCTTTAGGTTTTGTGTTCATATTTACAATATTGAGCTCTATCATTTACTGTAGCTATGCAGTAGGGGTTTTTAAATATCTAGTAGTATAAGTTTTCTAACTCTGTTTTTCCAGATTTTCTGGGCTACTATAGGTCTTCTAAATACACTTCTGAgtttccaaattaattttataatttccaaaaaaaaatctactaaaattttcctggcattgcattgaatctatgaTCTACATAGTGAAGATTTGTcttcttgaaaatattttatctccTCATCCataaacaagattattttctatgtttatttgcatctttaaaaattctctcaGAAATTATATACAGTTTTGATGTAATTGTTTTATGCCTTTTTTAAGATTTCTTTATATGTAGTTGATATTATAATGTTAAAATTTGTCTAATTTTGCAGCCAATATTTAAATAGAGCATTTTGATTTTTATGTATTGACCTTATATTTGATGATCttatgaaatttatttataaatgttaTCATATTTGTGAACGTCTAGAGCATtcgggtccctgggtaagggtcGCGAATTAACCaggacacaggggatgcagagcaaaggcaccaattgcaactgcatgctgaggtttatttgcaagttccttttatattcttcttctaacaaagcaagcaattcttcaataacaCTTTACCCACATTGCCCAAATATCATGCCTCAGCAGATACACAGAGCTAAATTCAGATTGTTcctgtttatttgataagtaccctcttaaagttttttgtagacattatcta
This region of Callospermophilus lateralis isolate mCalLat2 chromosome 6, mCalLat2.hap1, whole genome shotgun sequence genomic DNA includes:
- the LOC143402125 gene encoding olfactory receptor 14J1-like, whose protein sequence is MVNFTTMSGFLLMGFSGKPEIEMLFAALFLVLYIVALVGNILIITTTSMDHSLSSPMYFFLKHLSFLDLCYISVTVPRFICNSFMHNGYIFLWECILQCFAFTLCGCAEMALLTMMSYDRYVAICLPLRYEVIMDISTCAHGLLAVWASGILAGVRHIAATFSIHFCGANTIHQFFCDVPQLLKLSCSNEYVGELRVSGFLSLVAFVHFISIGVTYMHIFSAVLRIPSAEGRTRAFFTCLPDLSVVILFLSTSVFDFLKPHSECSTMSDFLLTVFYTVLPPKLNPIIYSLRNKAMKTALRKIFERRKDFFFF